From the Pseudoalteromonas tunicata genome, one window contains:
- the coaE gene encoding dephospho-CoA kinase (Dephospho-CoA kinase (CoaE) performs the final step in coenzyme A biosynthesis.), translating to MPSNQTKVSKKIIGLTGGIGSGKSAVANMFAALGIELVDADIVAREVVAIGSPALAAIKQYFSEDFLNQDGSLNRSKLRERVFSQADDKLWLNNLLHPLIRSEILAQLHQASSPYVLLVAPLLFENKLNELCDHSVLVDVPVATQLQRTSTRDNCTVELVQNIIAAQMPRAQKQALADDTIDNSLALDHTKKQVTALHQKLLALT from the coding sequence ATGCCATCAAACCAAACCAAAGTAAGCAAAAAAATTATTGGTTTAACCGGTGGCATAGGATCTGGTAAAAGCGCTGTTGCAAATATGTTTGCCGCCCTTGGTATTGAATTAGTCGATGCCGATATTGTTGCCCGCGAAGTCGTTGCCATTGGCAGCCCTGCACTTGCAGCAATTAAACAATACTTTAGTGAGGACTTTTTAAACCAAGATGGCAGCCTAAATAGATCAAAACTGCGTGAACGTGTTTTCTCGCAAGCTGATGATAAATTATGGCTCAATAACCTGCTGCATCCACTTATTCGCAGCGAAATTTTAGCCCAGTTACACCAAGCTTCTAGCCCTTATGTTTTATTGGTAGCACCGCTATTATTTGAAAATAAATTAAACGAGCTTTGCGACCACAGCGTATTAGTTGACGTGCCTGTAGCAACCCAGTTACAACGTACCAGCACACGAGATAACTGCACCGTAGAGCTAGTGCAAAACATTATTGCGGCACAAATGCCAAGAGCGCAAAAACAAGCCTTAGCTGACGATACAATCGATAACTCTTTAGCATTAGACCACACTAAAAAACAAGTAACCGCC
- a CDS encoding prepilin peptidase, whose translation MLQELITLYQQQACFFYLTIALVSLAVGSFLNVVIYRLPVMMQNEWQQDCRLLLEDELPKNQLDANNTETPATIFNLAVPASTCPKCSSKIKAWQNIPVISWLILRGKCAYCKNPISMRYPSIELLTMVASLTVAAVLGVTEQTVLYLGVTWALIALIFIDIDHMLLPDQITLPLLWLGLLASIFGLTIEPAQAIIGAALGYLSFWSVYWLFKLATGKEGMGYGDFKLMAVFGALLGWQALPMIILLSSLVGAVIGITLLSIQGKDKATPIPFGPYIAIAGWVAILWGTEISIAYYSLILA comes from the coding sequence ATGCTGCAAGAGCTGATTACGCTTTACCAACAACAGGCCTGTTTTTTTTACTTAACGATTGCCCTCGTATCACTTGCGGTAGGTAGTTTTTTAAATGTGGTGATCTATCGCTTACCTGTGATGATGCAAAATGAATGGCAACAGGATTGCCGCTTACTGTTAGAAGACGAGCTACCTAAAAATCAGCTCGATGCAAACAATACCGAAACGCCAGCAACCATCTTTAATCTTGCAGTGCCTGCCTCAACCTGCCCAAAATGCAGCAGTAAAATTAAAGCGTGGCAAAATATCCCGGTAATTAGCTGGCTGATATTGCGCGGCAAATGTGCGTATTGCAAAAACCCAATATCAATGCGCTACCCGAGCATAGAACTACTTACTATGGTTGCAAGCTTAACAGTTGCCGCAGTGCTTGGCGTAACCGAACAAACGGTGTTGTACCTTGGTGTTACATGGGCGCTCATTGCACTGATATTTATTGATATTGACCACATGTTGCTGCCAGATCAAATCACTTTGCCACTGTTATGGCTAGGCCTTCTGGCTTCAATATTTGGCCTGACCATAGAGCCTGCGCAAGCCATTATTGGTGCTGCACTGGGGTATTTAAGTTTTTGGTCGGTATATTGGTTGTTTAAACTCGCTACCGGCAAAGAAGGCATGGGTTATGGTGACTTTAAATTAATGGCAGTCTTTGGTGCCTTACTTGGCTGGCAAGCACTGCCGATGATTATTTTACTGTCGAGTTTAGTAGGCGCTGTTATTGGTATTACGCTCCTCAGCATTCAAGGTAAAGACAAAGCCACGCCAATCCCTTTTGGCCCTTATATCGCTATTGCAGGTTGGGTTGCGATACTTTGGGGTACTGAAATATCAATCGCTTATTACAGCTTGATTTTAGCCTAA